From the Chitinolyticbacter meiyuanensis genome, one window contains:
- the yidD gene encoding membrane protein insertion efficiency factor YidD produces the protein MLVKLYQYTISPLLGPRCRYTPSCSHYAVEALAKYGALRGGWLTIRRLSRCHPWGGSGYDPVP, from the coding sequence ATGCTGGTGAAACTCTATCAGTACACGATCAGCCCCTTGCTCGGCCCCCGCTGCCGCTATACCCCGAGCTGCTCGCACTATGCCGTTGAGGCCTTGGCGAAATATGGCGCCCTACGCGGTGGCTGGCTTACAATTCGCCGTCTTTCGCGCTGCCATCCCTGGGGCGGCAGCGGCTATGACCCCGTTCCCTGA
- the rnpA gene encoding ribonuclease P protein component, with amino-acid sequence MRLLKTDEFSSVFNLRLSVSNEFFQVLGRPNGLPVARLGVVVGRRTDKRAVVRNYIKRTVRERFRLAAAELVGIDLVVRPRRAFGRADGAAAREALIQLFRRLRGRVPPSPHV; translated from the coding sequence ATGCGCCTACTCAAAACGGATGAGTTTTCATCCGTTTTTAATTTGCGCCTGTCGGTCAGCAACGAGTTCTTCCAGGTGCTCGGCCGGCCGAACGGTCTGCCTGTGGCGCGACTCGGCGTGGTGGTCGGCCGCCGGACCGACAAACGGGCGGTGGTGCGCAACTACATCAAGCGCACCGTGCGCGAACGTTTCCGCCTTGCCGCCGCCGAGCTCGTCGGGATCGATCTGGTGGTGCGGCCGCGCCGTGCGTTCGGCCGCGCCGATGGCGCAGCCGCGCGCGAGGCGCTGATCCAGCTGTTTCGCCGCCTGCGTGGCCGCGTGCCGCCCTCGCCCCATGTGTGA